The Gossypium hirsutum isolate 1008001.06 chromosome A03, Gossypium_hirsutum_v2.1, whole genome shotgun sequence genome contains the following window.
tcacatcgggGGAAGATGTTTCCTCTCTagctcggatggcataagctcttgcTGGGGCTCCCACTTCAGATCTTACAGTCGTGTCTTTTGTTACACCTTTACCACTAGTTCCAGTCCCCACATTTCTCGATGGTCTTCCTCTAGTAGTCACACTGCTCGATCTCACATTTTGaaacttttctatctcttctctttctggacaatctttcacaaaatgatcttgagatccacatttaaaacatgctcggctgattaaataacattcccctaaatgtcgttttccacaatgttgacattccGGTCTAGTAGGTTTAACACTACCTACACTTGCCATAGAAGTCGCCTGAGCTTTAGAACTTGAATATTGTCTTCCTCGATCTCTTTGAAAATTTACACTAGAAACATTCGATCGactattcatttctttaaacttcttcgcttgagactgaaatggcttgcccattgatctttttcttgcatctctaacttcactttccacctttcttttctctttgctcaattcttcagccttgatagctctttcaactagtaccactagctctttaatttcaagaattcccactagcaatcggatatcctcgtttaatccatcttcaaaccttttgcacaatgtagcttcattagatacacactcttgggcatacttgcttaatttgacaaattctcgttcatattcggctaccgtcatgcgcccttgtttcaattcaagaaactcttttctcttttgatcaatgaaacgctgactcacatacttctttcggaattcttcttgaaagaaatcccatgtaactttctctttaggcaccactgacactaaagttttccaccaattataagctgaatccctcaacaatgagatagcacatttgagactctcttctggagtacaagataattcatccaacactctgatggtattatcaagccagaactctgctctttcaggatcatcatttacattagctcggaactcttcggctccatactttcgaattttgtccactggaggctttgacaatcttaacacttcagtttgttgaggagctatgggaacagcttgaggaataggagggggcggaggaggttgagcattaggattagttctaacaaactcaatgtaccaattgttcatcatttggagaaaagcttctcgagcctcatctcCTTGACCCTGAGTCTCAAATCGACTTTCAACAGGTACATTACTTTGAGCATCATCAGCTGTATCTCGGTtagaatccattactataaaaaaaacattttaagatgtcaggagtcgtcacaccatcattattcaattatggcatgtatagatagtctattacactcgctacgttagtccgagaatcgactaaaccgtagctctgataccactaaatgtaacaccccttacccgagaccgtcgccggaatcgagtacgagatgttatccaatttaacttaccaattcggagcataaaaaaaaattacttttaaaattaaattcactgttcacaaCAAAACTGTCTACCTGCGTGActttcactaatttaattataactcgagttacagaactcaaaatttaaatccgtaaattttccctgaaactagactcatattactacttaccataaaattttcagaatttttgacttggccaattagtacagtttattcattaaagtatcccctgtttcacagctcgacagatctgacctctcggcactaaaaatcaattatctctttgtacagaatacATATAAGGTTAtcgtttttttcttttgaaaatagactcactaagaaatctacacatataaattatgatccataattatttctgtacaatttataatgatttttcaaagtcagaacaggggacttcaaaaaccattctgaccctatctcactaaaattcaaatatctcaaaatacagaATTCCTTTTCCTACAtcgtttctttcatataaaaatagacttgataagatttaattccatatataattcactctctaattccatttctactatttatggtgaatttttacattcacgtcactgctgctgtcaaagaaactgcttctttgaattagttaccatttacacatacataataccaaaacataatctttactaaccatttcaatagctaatcttagccatatcatttgAACATGCTCAagatgattaagactctatacatgccatagttcaaacattttgaaaagcacataataccgagatggctatgatagtgtgatacgagctccgacggtccactattcgatcaagttcaaatcactataaaacaaaggaaagaaagagatgtgtaagctataaatagcttagtaagttacatgtaaacaataattactcatttaataattaacacttttaacatataactaatcaaaacatttcttagcaatttcaatcacttacacatgcacaatcttaccaattcacttgcatatacattttcacacttaacatttcatattcactttaattcattattaatcccgttgaacagttggaatatacacggatacgtagagatttagcacataagtgccacactgatatgtagccgaagctaccactgatatgtagccgaagctaccactgaaatgtagccgaagctaccactgatcaataacactggaaatgtccacgggcctgctcacacaagctgtcaagtgtctgcaacacatgctagatcacccagcacccgggactcactgcaacactgtaacactgatctctagtgacatgtcacttgtatccacttctattcctaagttcaaccgggaatttacacttaacactttatttttaacactttaacacttgagtaattcatgaacaattttccttccacattcaatattaattcacatatcaaatataattcacaatttataaaaatataactattatttacacgtaacttacctcggatgcaaaacgactatttttttgtaatttagtcgataactttctcttttccccgatcacttccactatttcttctttcttgatctatattaacacaatttaatacattttatcaacatttcattcaaatacaattcatacacaacattttggcaaatttatatttttccccgaaacttttcaaaaattccacttttgtccctaagctcgtaaaaataaaattcactaaatttttaaatttcaaacttcactaaatcatatttcatgctcataacagccctcaatttcacaaaatcacaactttatgcacactttaccatctttcacaatttagccctttttcaacattttcatcaaaattcatctagtaaaacttgtaattaacacttcaaacattcattatctaacatcactaatcaatttacaattatatcatgaatgggtaaattttcaaactttaatttcatttaaattaaatagtagaaacatgaaattcaagcttcaataagcataaaaatacgaaaataatcaaaaacggggcaagaaatcacttacaattgagcttaggaagttcaagaaccctagctatggtgacatgaattttttttggCAGCAAACGTCTGATTTTAAGAAGATGAACACttgttttcatctttattttgtcttttattcaatttggacaaaaatgcccttgacccattacttagatatttttctagaaatacccttttgtgtccacaACACTAATtcatggtctaattgccacataaacacttccaatttcatgcaataattcaattaagtcatttaatcactaattagacacactttgcatttttctcgatttagtcctaaaaattcaattaagcactaaagtattaaaatttcctatccatattttcacacaatatttcaatcaatcagtaactaataaaaatttataaaattaaactatttcacttcggatttgtggttacgaaaccactattccgattaggccctatttcgggctatcacacaaagaccttttgatttgtgtatcatatcatttacaagtggtggagattttattttcatgcaagcctatagtaataacttctcatgttagacaatcgagtgcttaatcttgaaccttaagcactttgagtgatttgagtgaatccttagtgaggatgtcatctcttgtatatttagaactaaagttaattacttagaggaaggagattacctataattttattatcaaaatattcgatttagattgtttgatgcttttaatgcccctatagttgaattctcactgtatgatttttcgtggaatagtttgtaacattatcagtaatgattatatgattgaaaggaatgaattctagtagtaaatgagagtttttcttgaggacaagcaaatgcttaagtgtaggggtatttgataaacgccaaataatacatatttttaccccaaatacttagcatatttatggatgtttatcactagatttgtggattttggtgctcttaatctggttatttcatgttttgtactcatgagagcaccaagagtcaaaaggagccaaaaatgagccaaaaagggataaaacagaccaaatcgagaagatgacacggcctaagccttgccacacgggctgctcaaacgcccgtgtctttcgagggtgttgACCAAGGCTTTCATGATTCACATGGCTTGGCTATTGACCCACACAGtagtgtgcaatttaacggatcaaaCACGGCCTGGCAAACACGTTACACGGCCATGGCATACGGtcatgtccctttttcaaagagttgtattttacacggaaaaggatatTTAGGGAAGAAGAatgccaatccaaagcctatataaacaccctaagtatgacttagaaagcCCTCTATTCCCTCCATAACTTTTTTGGAGTACAAAACCACAtgccgggaattacttgaaggaagccagacgatccatcccaaaagctcgagctactccaagactgaagatctctctcagaattccttcaggggctttagagttttctttatgttttgttattttcatacttttgagatgtactcttattttattatgagctaaaccccttagatacctaagggggttgaaacctatgatggatcttgttattattatctgaactgcatgataaatacttgatttgttcttaattatgtgttcttaatgcttgagttaatattccgggtattaattcatgatttgatgtacttatgcagaggagcaaaagtccctgtctaagaatAGATTTGGCATTATTAAGCGgggttgatcgaacgcctagaaatagggttacgagattttgccagattagggtgaaacttaatatgggagtccatagatcgatttactgcttccctaggggttttaattaagaaagagattttgattaattcaactgagggttagacgttattagtctcgaaagagaaaataatataggttagggagtctcacgaatcaagtcaagtgaataaatcgtctggttcagagtcagataacaagtgaaatctaggtggattcctccttgggtgtcatctttatcaattacttttcttcaagtctttttccaaatttacttttttctttagtttaattagttaattagtttagttaattagtttaataaacaacccctttTTATgtttaggttaaataataaaaagatagttattactagtacttttggttcccttgggtacgatatcccggtttttccattactatactattgttcaataggtgcgcttgccttttcgtcgtgataatagttagtctaggtttgatcttcattataaatatttattactttttacgaatcacgcgatcacaTAGCAACAATAATAgtaagcatgaaagaaataatatatgctctaaaggctcaagatatctcaaaaattatggctttttgatattAATCctataactttcaacttcaagataatacctaaacttggggaaataaCCTAAAGATTTTTAATTCTCAGAAATCAACttgtcatgcttgattctctaatgccttacagtttaaacaatcaatgcataaatgcctatgttttaattcaagacatatcaataaaaatcataaattaatcaaaattcattctaatagtgatatgagtgagtcacgtgagaataagacaaaatttagggatttttctgataatgatataaataaccccccacacttaagatgtacattgtcctcaatgtagaAAGATAGATTTagtgaaaaatatagatataagatcataagatagggagagaagtgaaacttcctgaattttaaatggaatccttgaattggagtcaTGGAAAGTAATTGGCTAAGACAAGGgtgagattggaggaggatactccggtagTGGTAAAGGTTGTTAGTCCACAAGTCcagcgccaaaagaatattataacaGGTGGCAGCTATAGACGTGGTCGAGCAGAGCATGGCAGTTGTGGAggaccttttccagtggagttgcaaattcctaagtaatagtgagctttggaacTCTTCATAACTGCGATAGAATTattaactctttaggaaatataaagtagcatgattactcgtaaagaaatggccgaaaacataaattatataatataaattgtaaaacctaaagatgaaataaaaatagtattaaagagaaataaaatgaaaagtaatttaaaaagataaataaagataaaagtaaaaataataaataataaataaaagtcttcAAAAATCCTCATTACTAGATGGTTcacgaggtgggggtggcgatgagatgtgaatgtgctgacaaatctgatgtaaggTTGTATCAATGTAATCGAAGCGCTGAAAACATTACTGCTTGAATCGAGTGagacgctcagagatgtcagagagtGAAGCAGCCACATGAATTGGATGATGAACAGGTGGTGGCTAAGATGGTGGATCCTCGTgaggtggagggacatcatcagtaatgtcctctgggtcttTCTGCTCGGCTAACTGGAtgaggcggtactgaggaggatcaaaTCCACGtcgtcgctcgatcatcctcatatgaagcatactcgagatgccctgtgagGACGTTTGACCGATGAGGGTGAGAGAGGATGTTTGCGCCACCGTGTTGAGAAGACCGAAGTACCGTGCCaggcgagtcacataagggccgatGGAAAGGACTCCCTTCTTATGCCGCtctgtctgatggcgaatggcgcaGGCAATGAAATAAGTGAGGTCGAATACGTGCCCATGCATCATGTTCCATAAAAAATAGGCGTCATTAGTGTTGATGACGCCGCTACTTTCTCGCCGTCCTATCAGGGTGTGGGCTAGGATGGCGTGTAAGTATCTCAGCGATTGGGCGAGAGGCGATGCCTTGGAGCGACTACGGTCATAAGTGGCCAAAGTAGGGACTATGGCCTTCCAGCAATTTGAAAGAGAATAATGGATGTGGCGATGGAGACTGCCGAAGTCTTCGccatccatgaactcctccgtatatagtcTTAATGAGACACCGAACTTAGGCATGCTCAACTGGCAAACTAAATCGTCGAGACAGAACTGGACCATTCCGGGAACATCGAACTCTGTCGTAATGATTTGAAAGTGAAAGGTCGAACAGAGTTCtagtgtgagctcgaggtatgtcagCTCGACGATCTCGAAGAAGAGCCTCCATGGGTCAGTAGCCAGGAGAGCCCGAACGGCGTCAACAAGTTGAATCTGCTCTAGAGCGATCCAATTAATACATCGTCCTGCACTGATGGATCTTGCATGGAGTATCAGAAAAAGTTCTCCTGGGGTCCCAAGGGAAACTGTAGGAAGGGATGGCGCACTTCGGTAGATGCGCTTGCTAATATGGCTCCGGGTCCCTTCTGCTTTTTTTGAAGCGGGGACTGTTATTTTCTTACCATGTGGATTTGACATGGTATACTTAGAAGAAGAACGAGTATTATGTCTTAATGAACAAAGAAGATAACATATGCTAACAAATTCAAAAAGGAATTAACCATGAATATAATTAAACTAACAAATTCAACCAAAAACTAGTGACACTAACAAGACTCAACCAAAAGCAATCGAACTTGACGATAGAAATTTTATGGCAAATGGCTTAGTAATAGCATGACTAAATTCAACACGAAATAGATAAAAGTAGCTAATAATGGTAAGAAAATGGTACAAAATATGTGAAATAGATCCTAAGAATGAGGATGATATGGTAAGCAATTAATAGAAAAATGTACGTAATAGGGTAAAATTAAGATCATCATGATAGTAagcataaaaaaaactaaaagagaagagaagaCCGTTACTGGAGGACCGGTGGTTGGAGGAGCGACGGCGCGATGGTGGGGGTTTGTAGTGTAGAGAAAGATAGAAAAATAAAGGAATGTGTAGGGAAGGAAGGATAAGAGAGAAGATTTGGATGCGTTATGGAAGGAAATGGAGGAGAAAGATGGATTTTGGGTGCTGGTCGGGGCTTAAGAGGCGACGATAGTGGTGGGAGcggtggctagggttagggtattggggaaggggatgatgaatagtgtgGGTTTATATAGATATTGGGGCACACAGTTGTGCTTCAGCCTGTGCATTTCGTGGTTTTCAAATTTGGGCACCTCTAAAATTCGGCCCACGCCTGTGTTTTTTGGGCGTGTTGGTGCACTCGGTcgtgttacacggtcgtgtcctgcttcgttcgcttctcctacGCCCGTGTATATATACGCACACCCTTGTTATCTTGACAGTTTTGACCACAGGTGGTAGGcatgggcgtgtcgcacgcccgtgttaatttctcAGTTTCTACCACGGCTTATAGACACAGGCGTGTTGCATGCCCGTGTTGATTTGGCAGGATTGCccacggccatgtgacatggTCGTGGCACTGTATCGAATCTCATGTTTTAGGAAAGGTTTTGCTCTGTTTTCACCATGAGTTGAAGAACAATTTTTAGAGTCACAAGCATTATGTCCACGATGACAATAACTTAGGGCTTTAAGACAAATTggctttaaattattattattattattattattattattttctcattttggcattgaaatttttttctttacactttagtatctgaattattatttttatcccaATTTACTTTGGAATAAAAATGCACCAACAAGAACATGACACGCAACATATTCTTATGGGACACGGATAAAATTTGAGGTAAACTGAGacgaaaataatagtaatgaaataaaaaaaattaagcactaAAGTAGGAAAACAAGTATAGTTCAAAGTATAATTTAAGCCTAATTTCAGAAACAAGCCTGGTATAAGCCCAaaacattttaccatttttatgCAGCTAACtgctgaaaatatttttattcataatAAGACCAAACAAAAATATCTAATGCACAACAAAAAGGACTTAATCTAACTAATAATGCATTAGTACAATGGCTTTTGCAGCAAATATAAAACCACAAAAGGGAAAAGTGTCTCAGGTTTATGATTTAccccaaaaaggaaaaaaaattgaaggcaTTATTACCACAAAACTCCATTGAATTCCACTATATAATTTCAAGAGGAGTGTCTTATAATCTGATTCAgtacaatatatacatattagtatTACAACCAAGTCAGTGCAGTTAAATTGACATTTTTTTATATGAGAAAACGAAAAACtgaaaaaatcatttaaatatgAAAGGGATTTTAAGCAATTTAACCGCATAGCGAACTATAAGCAGTAACAGAAGATTCATTCTAAATCAGCTGGCCATGATGTTAACAATAAGCAGTAGACAACCAAAAACCAGGAAAAAATAGCCAAAGCTTTTCGACAAAATACTTTTTGAACCAAACTAAGAAGATGCACTTTGATGGTTTTGCCGtttgaaaatatgattttgaaaaagaaaaatgcaaaAAAACCTCATTTGTCTCGTCTTTCTTCTAACATCatgtttttaaaattgacattttaACTTCTCATAGCAGTAGTTAACAGCAATGCTAAAAGATTAAAATTCCCAAACCATAATTTTTCAAAGCAACATTTTCCAAATGCACTTTTCTTTCAGACCAAACTTTTTATAACTGCAGCCATAATGCTAAACTAAGCAACAATAAAGGTTGGACTAAAATGATAGATATATTACGCAATATTTGATTTTGCAATGACAAAAGTCAAAACTTAAAAAATCAACTAGAATGTTTACAGGTTTAATTTAATTCActtactaattatttttttttcttattttaataaaacaacacTTTTAAATTCACGAACAAGTCGTTAGACCTGCTTATTTGTAGCTGAAGAACAACCATGAGAAGCAAAATATTCTTTTGGAAGCCTATCAAGCTTGAACCTttcaaaaaaagaacaaaaaccaacagtttcctttattttctttcactttttcaGCAACCAAATAAAAAAACTACTATTTTAAATCAAAAACCAAGAGAAAAGACAATTATAAAACAGATCACAAGCATTCATAACTGAAACAAGCACATTCATCCACAAAAATATCCAGTAATTAAAATCTAGGTTACTTACTTCACTACTCCCTCTCTCTAAATTTCCTCAAAAACTTTGATCTAGGTTTCTTGACGACCATTTCAAGATCCTTTGAGTCCTCTCAAACCAACCACACTAACTACTCATAATTGACGCGGCTCAGCTATGGCCTCTCAAACCCACATATCTCTCGATTTCAAAATTGGTGTTATTGGTTGGGGCTTCCAAGTATCAAACCAAACcccaagaattttatttttatcatttttttatcaaCAACGAAAAGAACAAAGATTAGAGATTTTTGAAACCGATCAGTTTCAATTTCAAGCTTGTTTTCGGTATTTCTCTTTTCTAAAAATTTGAGTTTGGAAATCCCTAAATCATTCAGGTTTCTTCCCTAGCTAAAGAAACAAAGGAAAGCATAAAATTTCAGGCATAAAATCTGTGGAGAAGTAaggaacaagaagaaaaaaaaatagcttTATGCCATACCTTAAGTCAAGACCCAGAGAAGAGGAATGGTATAATCCTGAAAAAGAGAGAAACAGAGGAAATGAAACAGCAGCCTGAGAAAATGATATATGCTATGGACTAGAAAATGAAGAATAGAAGAAGTAAGAGAAATGAATAAAGGAAGAAGGAGAGACTTTTACCTAGATGGAGGGActggaaaatgtcttacaaaaATGAAGTCCGTAAGACAATTTCCCTAAAACGTAAGACATTTTACCCGTGTCTTGGAAAtaattttccaaatggaaaatgttttcaagAAAGCAAACACTGGAAAACaaggaaaatattttccgtaaaatattTTCCTTGCAAACAAACGCAACCTTAGTGTGCGAAATACCCGAGTATTCGAcaatattccaaatggttcaataggcaCAGATGATGATACAAGGTTATACGAGTTGATATGAATCAACACAAGTATTCATGTAAAATACGAGAAGTAATTCATAGTTGATGTATTTATACATAACTAACATAATTGTGATTAGGTGTTAGGCTTTGGGCCAAATGGGAATTtacctatgttttaattatgCTTAACTAAATTGTGGATGATTTGGTAAGTTGTATTTATtagctatacgaacttactaagcttaattgcttactcagTTTTAATTTCTATGTTTATAGTGATTCGGAAGCTCGCTCGGTTCGGAAGTCATCGGAGATTTGCATCACattatcaaactctattttggtactttggactttacattttgggttaaatggaatatataggtattttggctaatgtggtCTATATGTCTCATGTTGTTTTGGTTAtgtatttagccatgtgatttgactTATTTTTGTATACTTGGTTATGTAAATATGCATAAATAATTTTTCGGTATGTGGTGTATAGTTGCTTGATGAATGCCTTGGTTGTGTATTGGTAGTTTGAGTACTAAATGATTGAGTTTGAGATGTGGTACGCATGTTGAATTAGGCACAAAGTCTAATAAGTGAGTTTGAACAGTTCTTTGGAGGTATATTTGGTATGTTGTAAAGTGATCATTGGTATGTGCTTATGTATATCAAGTTGTATGTGTCGATAGTACATGATATAGgcttgatattggttggttttaagtgcctatttatgccatggttgTATGTTCATTATTGAGCTTAGATTGGCAtcattttgggtgagaaaaatagcttgaaaaatagtctatttttgtccacacgggcatagcgtgtgtgacacacggtcaggtgacacggccgtgtgtcccctgacacttatttagaaaccaagtcagtagcttcacacagcctagcacacgagcatgcgGCTTGGGCGTGTAgcacaagttagtataccctccagttttcacacggcctagcacacggcttggcacacgagtgtgtgaggccatttcaaagggtacaccacctggcacacgggcgtatggtttggttgtgtgacccaagtcagtgagttacacggggttagATGTGGgctggtgtaacacccctaacccgtatccatcgccggattagggtccggaggcattactggacaaaaGCACAActctgaatattcacataagtcatattcatatgtatatatgaatgtccaaataaatattaattgaaattttatcaTTACATAATATacatgtaatacccctacccgtattcattgccggaatagggtacgaggcattactggagtt
Protein-coding sequences here:
- the LOC107887589 gene encoding uncharacterized protein → MGKPFQSQAKKFKEMNSRSNVSSVNFQRDRGRQYSSSKAQATSMASVGSVKPTRPECQHCGKRHLGECYLISRACFKCGSQDHFVKDCPEREEIEKFQNVRSSSVTTRGRPSRNVGTGTSGKGVTKDTTVRSEVGAPARAYAIRAREETSSPDVITDQERRNSGSDRGKEKVID